The Salvelinus alpinus chromosome 28, SLU_Salpinus.1, whole genome shotgun sequence genome includes a window with the following:
- the LOC139557503 gene encoding polyglutamine-binding protein 1-like isoform X1, with amino-acid sequence MLRRMPLPPALLARLAKRGILKHSDEDVEIIAEDYDDNNLDYEATARENLPPNWYKVFDPICGLPYYWNVESDLVAWLSPTDPTSMITKAAKMLRAEVGEDREREREPEMERNDGRERDRRMQRREDTAPYSKNKRGGRKDEEMDPMDPSAYSDAPKGNWSTGLPKRNEAKTGADTTASGPLFQQRPYPSPGAVLRANAANKKPPSDYDDD; translated from the exons ATGCTGCGTAG GATGCCTCTGCCCCCGGCGTTACTGGCTCGCCTCGCTAAAAGAGGGATTCTTAAGCACTCAGATGAAG ATGTGGAAATCATTGCTGAGGACTACGACGACAACAATTTAGATTATGAGGCCACTGCTCGTGAGAATTTACCTCCCAACTGGTACAAAGTATTTGACCCTATTTG TGGTCTGCCATACTACTGGAATGTGGAATCTGACCTGGTTGCCTGGCTGTCCCCAACCGACCCTACATCTATGATAACCAAAGCTGCCAAGATGTTGAGGG CAGAAgttggagaggacagagagagggagagagaaccggAAATGGAAAGGaatgatgggagggagagagacagacggatgCAGAGAAGAGAAGACACTGCCCCTTATAGCAAGAACAAGCGAGGAG GGAGGAAGGATGAGGAGATGGACCCAATGGATCCCAGTGCTTATTCCGATGCTCCCAA GGGCAATTGGTCCACTGGCTTGCCCAAGCGCAATGAGGCGAAGACTGGGGCAGACACCACGGCATCAGGGCCTTTGTTCCAGCAGCGTCCGTACCCCAGCCCTGGAGCTGTACTCAGGGCCAACGCTGCCAATAAAAAGCCCCCCAGTGATTATGATGACGACTGA
- the LOC139557505 gene encoding PRA1 family protein 2-like has protein sequence MFVFRLNIVKMDVQPPPIRTLDEFVLDLSRFAVRDIRHLERRNNQIINNLLYYQSNYFVSFLTFLGIVGFLRPFHLFLGATVVTLIFMGFVWAAENQAPIRQLRRNHPSLALGAILGASFLFITVLGGVSVFLFGIAFLILLILIHASVRLRTLKNKLENKLENIGLKSTPMGLLLESLRQEQEAGS, from the exons ATGTTCGTTTTTAGATTGAATATTGTGAAAATGGACGTGCAGCCGCCTCCTATCCGAACCTTGGATGAGTTTGTTTTGGATTTGTCTCGGTTCGCCGTGCGAGACATTCGTCATCTGGAGAGAAGGAACAATCAGATCATAAATAACTTGCTGTATTACCAGTCCAACTATTTTGTCTCGTTTTTGACATTCCTGGGAATAGTAGG GTTTTTGCGGCCCTTCCACCTCTTCTTGGGGGCCACAGTGGTGACGTTGATATTTATGGGGTTTGTGTGGGCAGCAGAGAACCAGGCCCCCATCAGACAGTTGCGCCGGAACCACCCATCCCTGGCCCTGGGTGCCATCCTGGGGGCCAGCTTCCTCTTCATCACAGTGCTCGGAGGAGTATCCGTCTTCCTCTTCGGCATAGCCTTCCTCATCTTAT TGATACTGATCCACGCCTCTGTTAGGCTGAGGACCCTCAAGAACAAGTTGGAGAACAAGCTGGAGAACATTGGGCTGAAGAGTACACCCATGGGGCTCCTACTGGAGTCACTAcgacaggaacaggaggctgggtcctag
- the LOC139557504 gene encoding mitochondrial import inner membrane translocase subunit Tim17-B-like, with the protein MEEYAREPCPWRIVDDCGGAFTMGTIGGGVFQSIKGFRNAPVGFQHRLKGSANAVRIRAPQIGGSFAVWGGLFSTIDCGLVHIRGKEDPWNSITSGAMTGAVLAARSGPLAMMGSAMMGGILLALIEGFGILLTRYTAQQFQNPSPFVYDPSQLPPKDASQQQTGFQ; encoded by the exons ATGGAGGAATATGCCCGTGAACCTTG TCCCTGGAGAATAGTAGATGATTGTGGTGGTGCATTCACCATGGGGACAATTGGCGGAGGGGTATTCCAATCAATCAAGGGCTTCCGGAACGCTCCTGTG GGCTTTCAGCACAGACTAAAAGGTAGTGCCAATGCTGTGAGAATAAGAGCTCCACAGATCGGCG GTAGCTTTGCTGTGTGGGGTGGACTTTTCTCAACGATCGACTGTGGTCTGGTCCATATTCGAGGGAAAGAGGATCCCTGGAACTCTATAACTAGTGGAGCGATGACTGGGGCAGTCCTGGCTGCACGCA GTGGGCCCTTGGCTATGATGGGGTCAGCTATGATGGGGGGCATCCTACTGGCCCTGATCGAGGGCTTTGGGATCCTTCTCACCAGATACACAGCACAGCAGTTTCAGAACC CGAGTCCCTTTGTGTATGACCCCAGCCAGCTTCCTCCGAAGGATGCCAGCCAACAGCAGACTGGGTTCCAGTAG
- the LOC139557503 gene encoding polyglutamine-binding protein 1-like isoform X4, producing the protein MPLPPALLARLAKRGILKHSDEDVEIIAEDYDDNNLDYEATARENLPPNWYKVFDPICGLPYYWNVESDLVAWLSPTDPTSMITKAAKMLREVGEDREREREPEMERNDGRERDRRMQRREDTAPYSKNKRGGRKDEEMDPMDPSAYSDAPKGNWSTGLPKRNEAKTGADTTASGPLFQQRPYPSPGAVLRANAANKKPPSDYDDD; encoded by the exons ATGCCTCTGCCCCCGGCGTTACTGGCTCGCCTCGCTAAAAGAGGGATTCTTAAGCACTCAGATGAAG ATGTGGAAATCATTGCTGAGGACTACGACGACAACAATTTAGATTATGAGGCCACTGCTCGTGAGAATTTACCTCCCAACTGGTACAAAGTATTTGACCCTATTTG TGGTCTGCCATACTACTGGAATGTGGAATCTGACCTGGTTGCCTGGCTGTCCCCAACCGACCCTACATCTATGATAACCAAAGCTGCCAAGATGTTGAGGG AAgttggagaggacagagagagggagagagaaccggAAATGGAAAGGaatgatgggagggagagagacagacggatgCAGAGAAGAGAAGACACTGCCCCTTATAGCAAGAACAAGCGAGGAG GGAGGAAGGATGAGGAGATGGACCCAATGGATCCCAGTGCTTATTCCGATGCTCCCAA GGGCAATTGGTCCACTGGCTTGCCCAAGCGCAATGAGGCGAAGACTGGGGCAGACACCACGGCATCAGGGCCTTTGTTCCAGCAGCGTCCGTACCCCAGCCCTGGAGCTGTACTCAGGGCCAACGCTGCCAATAAAAAGCCCCCCAGTGATTATGATGACGACTGA
- the LOC139557503 gene encoding polyglutamine-binding protein 1-like isoform X2, with protein sequence MLRRMPLPPALLARLAKRGILKHSDEDVEIIAEDYDDNNLDYEATARENLPPNWYKVFDPICGLPYYWNVESDLVAWLSPTDPTSMITKAAKMLREVGEDREREREPEMERNDGRERDRRMQRREDTAPYSKNKRGGRKDEEMDPMDPSAYSDAPKGNWSTGLPKRNEAKTGADTTASGPLFQQRPYPSPGAVLRANAANKKPPSDYDDD encoded by the exons ATGCTGCGTAG GATGCCTCTGCCCCCGGCGTTACTGGCTCGCCTCGCTAAAAGAGGGATTCTTAAGCACTCAGATGAAG ATGTGGAAATCATTGCTGAGGACTACGACGACAACAATTTAGATTATGAGGCCACTGCTCGTGAGAATTTACCTCCCAACTGGTACAAAGTATTTGACCCTATTTG TGGTCTGCCATACTACTGGAATGTGGAATCTGACCTGGTTGCCTGGCTGTCCCCAACCGACCCTACATCTATGATAACCAAAGCTGCCAAGATGTTGAGGG AAgttggagaggacagagagagggagagagaaccggAAATGGAAAGGaatgatgggagggagagagacagacggatgCAGAGAAGAGAAGACACTGCCCCTTATAGCAAGAACAAGCGAGGAG GGAGGAAGGATGAGGAGATGGACCCAATGGATCCCAGTGCTTATTCCGATGCTCCCAA GGGCAATTGGTCCACTGGCTTGCCCAAGCGCAATGAGGCGAAGACTGGGGCAGACACCACGGCATCAGGGCCTTTGTTCCAGCAGCGTCCGTACCCCAGCCCTGGAGCTGTACTCAGGGCCAACGCTGCCAATAAAAAGCCCCCCAGTGATTATGATGACGACTGA
- the LOC139557503 gene encoding polyglutamine-binding protein 1-like isoform X3, protein MPLPPALLARLAKRGILKHSDEDVEIIAEDYDDNNLDYEATARENLPPNWYKVFDPICGLPYYWNVESDLVAWLSPTDPTSMITKAAKMLRAEVGEDREREREPEMERNDGRERDRRMQRREDTAPYSKNKRGGRKDEEMDPMDPSAYSDAPKGNWSTGLPKRNEAKTGADTTASGPLFQQRPYPSPGAVLRANAANKKPPSDYDDD, encoded by the exons ATGCCTCTGCCCCCGGCGTTACTGGCTCGCCTCGCTAAAAGAGGGATTCTTAAGCACTCAGATGAAG ATGTGGAAATCATTGCTGAGGACTACGACGACAACAATTTAGATTATGAGGCCACTGCTCGTGAGAATTTACCTCCCAACTGGTACAAAGTATTTGACCCTATTTG TGGTCTGCCATACTACTGGAATGTGGAATCTGACCTGGTTGCCTGGCTGTCCCCAACCGACCCTACATCTATGATAACCAAAGCTGCCAAGATGTTGAGGG CAGAAgttggagaggacagagagagggagagagaaccggAAATGGAAAGGaatgatgggagggagagagacagacggatgCAGAGAAGAGAAGACACTGCCCCTTATAGCAAGAACAAGCGAGGAG GGAGGAAGGATGAGGAGATGGACCCAATGGATCCCAGTGCTTATTCCGATGCTCCCAA GGGCAATTGGTCCACTGGCTTGCCCAAGCGCAATGAGGCGAAGACTGGGGCAGACACCACGGCATCAGGGCCTTTGTTCCAGCAGCGTCCGTACCCCAGCCCTGGAGCTGTACTCAGGGCCAACGCTGCCAATAAAAAGCCCCCCAGTGATTATGATGACGACTGA